In Rattus rattus isolate New Zealand chromosome 9, Rrattus_CSIRO_v1, whole genome shotgun sequence, a genomic segment contains:
- the LOC116909938 gene encoding serine protease 30 — translation MESWARCIFLLLLQILTGGHGDILRSLCSVGSLHSTGAGKIVGGQDAPEGRWPWQVSLRTAKEGHICGGSLIHEVWVLTAAHCFRRPLNSSFYHVKVGGLTLSLTEPHSTLVAVRDIFVYPTYLWEDASSGDIALLRLDTPLQPSQFSPVCLPQAQAPLTPGTVCWVTGWGATHERELASVLQELAVPLLDSEDCERMYHIGETSLSGKRVIQSDMLCAGFVEGQKDSCQGDSGGPLVCAINSSWIQVGITSWGIGCARPNKPGVYTRVPDYVDWIQRTLAENHSDAYGCRSRASGAYPILLLVLLAFALPESL, via the exons ATGGAGTCCTGGGCAAGGTgcatctttcttctcttgctgCAGATCCTGACAG GAGGACATGGAGATATATT AAGGTCCCTCTGCAGTGTGGGGTCACTCCACTCCACAGGTGCTGGGAAGATTGTGGGTGGCCAAGATGCCCCGGAAGGACGATGGCCTTGGCAAGTCAGCCTGAGGACAGCGAAAGAGGGCCACATATGCGGGGGCTCCCTCATCCACGAGGTGTGGGTGCTCACGGCTGCCCACTGCTTCCGCAG GCCTCTGAACTCCAGTTTCTACCACGTGAAGGTTGGAGGACTGACACTTTCTCTTACGGAACCCCACTCAACCTTAGTGGCCGTGAGGGACATCTTTGTGTATCCCACCTACCTCTGGGAAGATGCGTCTAGCGGAGACATTGCTCTGCTGCGGCTGGACACTCCTCTGCAGCCCTCTCAgttctctcctgtctgcctcccacaAGCCCAGGCTCCTCTCACCCCTGGGACTGTCTGCTGGGTAACAGGCTGGGGGGCTACCCACGAAAGAG AGCTGGCGAGTGTCCTCCAGGAGTTAGCTGTGCCTCTCTTGGACTCAGAGGACTGTGAAAGGATGTACCACATCGGGGAGACCAGCCTGTCAGGGAAGAGAGTCATCCAGTCAGACATGCTCTGTGCTGGCTTTGTAGAAGGCCAGAAAGACTCCTGCCAG ggTGACTCTGGGGGCCCACTTGTCTGTGCCATCAATAGTTCTTGGATCCAGGTTGGGATCACCAGCTGGGGTATTGGCTGTGCTCGGCCAAACAAGCCTGGTGTCTATACTCGGGTGCCGGACTACGTAGACTGGATTCAGAGAACCCTGGCGGAGAACCACTCTGATGCCTACGGATGCCGCTCCAGAGCCTCTGGGGCATATCCAATACTGCTGCTGGTGTTGCTGGCGTTTGCCTTGCCAGAGTCCCTGTGA